ACGAGCATACGTCTATCATGGATCTTCCACCCGCTCTAGGAGTTCCGGCATGGCATTTTGACGACATGCCATGGATGAGCGTACCTGAAGAACGCCAGACTATCTTTATTGAGCCAGAGCGTCCTCGTGGTGGCTTATTGGGAGGTGGCGATGGGCCTCCCAAGATGTCAaagcttcaagctcttgcGGCCGctaggaagaagaagaccgaagagaaaaaggagtTGGAACGAGCCGAAAGGGGACTGGAAAGACTTTCCATCAATGAGTCACAAAAGGAGAATCAGCCAATCTTGGGTCAAGTTCACCAGGCTCCTGAACCTACGCTACAAGTCAAATCGCCACCCAAAGAGGAATCAACAGAGGTTGCAGCTATCACCGACAACCATCAGAAAGACATCGATTCTACTCCCAAGGGATGGTTTATGGACGAGGACCTTCCAGTCATGATGCCTCGGGCTACCCCATCCGCTTTTGCCCGGACGCTCTTTGGATCTGCTCCATCCAAAGCCCCAAGGCCTGACGAGGTTTTTGCTATGCCTTATACATCTTCTCCCATTTATGTCGCCGAAGCTTTCGCCGAACCCAGTCCCGATGACGTGGTGCTCGCAGCCCAGGCGAAAGGTTCGAGTTTTGCAAGGACGAAATAATCGGCTAATCTAATTCCATTCAGCGGGGAAAAAGCCAGTGGCCAAGGCTCCTAAAAAGGCCCAAAAGGAGAAAGACAAGGACGTTTCTGAAGCTGAAAAGGACGTTGCGGGGCTGAATATTGCTGAGGCTCCGCCCCCTAAAAGCAAGGGGCTTGATGTTTTGAAGGAATATGAAAATAGTTCCAACAAGAGAAGTATCAGCTTTGTTGTAGTCGGTAAGTTCACTTCTCTTCTCCTAGGTTCTATGCTGATCAAGTAGGACATGTCGATGCTGGGCAAGAGTACACTGATGGGTCGTTTGTTGCTGGAGCTCAAATTTGTTGAGAAGCACACTATTGATCGGTATCGAAAGCAGGCTGAAAAGTCTGGTAAACAGTCATTTGCCCTAGCATGGGTAATGGACCAAAGAAGTGAGGAGCGAGAACGAGGTGTCACTATCGACATTGCAACAAACCATTTCGAGACGGAGAAGACCAGCTTCACTATTCTTGATGCACCAGGTCATAGGGATTTTGTACCGAACATGATCGCAGGTGCCAGTCAAGCTGACTTTGCTATCTTGGTCATTGACGCAAACACTGGAGCCTACGAAAAGGGACTTAAGGGGCAGACCCGAGAACATGTGTTGCTTCTGCGAAGTCTGGGTGTTCAAAGGCTCGTCATCGCCGTCAATAAACTCGACATGGTTGGCTGGTCACAGGAGCGTTTTGATGAAATCTCCCAGCAGGTCAATGGGTTCCTCGCTGGTCTGGGCTTCCAGCCCAAAAACATTGATTTCATCCCTATTTCTGGTCTTAATGGCGACAATCTTGTTCGTCGAACAGAAGACACGGCTGCATCTTGGTACACTGGCCCTACTCTGATTGAGGCTCTCGAAAACTCAgagccatcaacaacacgTGCACTCAAGAACCCATTCCGAATGTCAATTTCTGAGGTCTTCAGATCGCAGCTTGGCACGACGACTATTGCTGGTCGGGTTGACTCTGGCTCTGTTCAGATTGGCGATGTTTTATTAGTTCAGCCGAGTGGAGAAGAGGCCTATGTCAAGTCAATAATGGTGGATTCAGATATGCAAGACTGGGCTGTTGCTGGGCAAAGTGTCAGTGTTGCTCTGACTAACATCGACCCTATTCACATTCGAGTTGGCGATATGCTATGCCACACTAAGGATCCTATCAGCTGTGGTGACACTTTCACCATGAAAGCAATGGCGTTTGAGCATCTCATGCCCATGCCGGTTGATCTTCATCGTGGACGACTGCATTCAGCTGGACAGATTGTTTCAATCACAGCAACATTGGACAAGGCCACTGGGGTGATTGTCAAAAAGAAGCCCAGAGTTGTGCAGCCTGGTGGTGTTGCGAGAGTAGTTATCAAGCTGGCGGCTAAGGTTCCTCTTGAGTCAGGCCAAAGAGTGGTGATCCGAAGTGGAGGCGAAACCGTCGCTGCTGGTTTATTAGAGTAGTGTCATGCATATAATAAAAGTTTCGGAGAAGATACTCTTGTTTTGCATTTTATTTCTTGAAAGTGAAGTCGCAGTGAATCCTAGAGTCAACTGGCTTTGAGGGGGGCGGGGGCAAGAAAATATGAGGCCTCGATAGTAAGTGGCCAAAATACTGAGGTAACTTTACGATAAACTTGTGCAAGATTATAATAAACGCAGGGGGACTTTTCCCTATTTATTTTAGTTGCCAAATCAAATATCTAAAGCTTTTTTCTTCCCAAGGCTTAATGGTGCTCAGTAAGAGTAGTTCTCTCCTATTGTTCAGCTGAGATCATACATACTAGGTTGAGTTCTTTTTCATAAACCTACTATCGAAAGGTTTGCCATCCTTGGCAGGGGAATAACTTATCAAGTTATGACGTCCATCTTGTCTATACCAACTCCGGGATGTAGAGTACTCATTGCAATCAGTAATTACACGTCCTGTCATGAATAAGAGCCCAAATCACAAACTATACTAACAATCACCCACCCACATACAGGTTTTGAAATCAAGATACGTCATACATGGTGAAAAGTGCTGGATTGTTGAAATAGAATTAAGAGTTCATCTCGTATAAAAACTATGTAAGTTGCCGAGTACCAAGAGAATATGCTGCTGGAAAATTTGCTATATCAATCACATTCGAAGAATCGACGGAAGGATATTTTGTATGGAGACTAGAGTTCACCATATGTCATGATGCGTTGAAGGAGCTTGTGAAACCTTGGTAAATACAGAACAACTAAGCTAAACTTGCGTACGTCATGCATAACTAATCATGTATCACTAATCGTACAATTGGTTTTCACCATTCCCCTAACACTCAGCAAAGACTTTAGTCCAAGAGTCCCTTCTTACCATCACCGTCAGCATCCTTCATGGGGTTGAGACGGTCGATCAGGGAAGGCTGCTTGCCAGTCTGCATACCAACTCCAGAGTCACCACGAGCCTGTGCATGTTAGTTTAGTTCAAATAATGTATGTCAAGGATACTTACATGTTGACTGTTCAAGGGGTCGTTGTGAAGACCTCCAGTCTTGACCTGGTCGTACTCGCTGGTGTGCGGCTTGTTGAGACCAGCAGTGTTAGGGTTTCCAATACCACGGTTACTAGAGCCAAAGGAGCTCATGTTGCCAGTGCTGCCCATGGACTCTACACCGGatccagcaccagcagtTCCGGGAATACCAGAACCGGACTGAAGACCAGTGTTGCTGCCAATGCCTCGATTACCTTCAAGCATGGATGGAGCAGCTGCAGCACCTTCACGgctctgatgatgagagtgagCGGCGCCAGCCGCGGCGGCTGCGGCTCCAGCTCCGACGCCAGTTCCAGTTGAGCTACCAAGGCCACggctcttggtcttggaagaCTTGCCCAAACCGCGAGACTCCTCGTCACTAGAACTCATAGAGCTGCTGCTAGAGGCAGATCCACGGCGTTCCTTGTGGCCAATACCGTGTCGGTGCTTGCGAGTAGCTGCAGCAGCCCCGGCGCCAGCTGCGGCACCAGCGGCCAGACCTTCAGTGTTGCGTCCCATCTGGCCCTCTCGACCAGCGAAGGCCTGGTTTTCACCGTAGTTGTCACCATGACCGTGAAGGTGCATCGATTTGTCACCTTCCAGTTGTTCGCCCTGAAGCTCTCGTCGGTATGGCTTAGGGCATCCCTCGAACTCAGTAAGCTTCTGAGCTGCTCGCTCCTTGAGACCACCGCGCTCCTGAGTAAACTCTTCCAGAGTCTTAGTAGGTAGAGTAGAAGTTCCGTGATGTACCGGGGCGGCGTGGTGAGTTTCACTTTTGATCAGATTAGCTTAGtgtcctcctcatcatcacgaTCATCATATGTAACGCACTGTATAGGGATTGTTGTGTGAACAACATGTGGCTGCACAgtttctttattaattacaGGCTGCACATGCTCATGAACGTGGTGATGAACTATCTAAGTGTTAGTTTTGCCATTGTGTGATTTGAAGTTATAGTTACATACTTCTTTCGCCGGTGAGAACAGGAGCAGTCTCGGTGGAGTGAGTGGTACTGTGGGTCTCAGTGGTGTCTCTATATTTAGCAGCTTCTCGGTCGAGTGTAGCTCGAGTGTCTTGCTCATTGCCGTGGTGAAAAGTCTTGTGCTCTACTGGAACGAGGTTGTGGTGGTGCTGCTCGGGACTGAGTTTGTTAGCAGTTGCAAATATGTGGGACCGGGTAAGTCGCTTACAGAGTCTCCTTGTGAGTAATAGGCTGGACAGTTGTATGATGGTGCTCTTGGTGAACCTCCTTGTCGAGGGCTGTTGTAACTTGTTCATGTTTATGAGGCATGACATGCTCCTGAGTGACGTGGGGCTTAACATCTTCGTCGACAGTGGTTCTGTGCTTTCCATCGTTGGAAAGGAAGCTAGAAACGGCCTGCTTTGCTTTCTCCATCTTGTTTAATTTGAAGTTGTGAGTTATAAGTGTATGGAATTCAGGGGTAATTGTTGATTGGTGTTTGTCTTGCTGTAGCTTatatgttgatgatgatgatgaggaggatattGCTAAAGAAGTCGAGGTACGCTTAAGTTTATATACTTGAAGACGCTTTACGTCGTCTCGTTGTCCGAACTGCCcgcctcttcatcatgggcAGCATCATGGACGTCATCTCATAGCTTTAGCCAACGGTGAGCTCCAATGTTTGCTCCGAGCTATCGAGATTGTGGAGGAGCACATCTAAACTGTAATGATGACGACCTCAAGCCTTCCATGTCATCCCGCGATCTTCATTTGGTGCGTGTCTTAGTCCCCACGGCTACGTCCATGTCAACGGAAGAGGTAGCTCCAGAGTCAGTGCGGCCTGACACCTGCAGCTCAACTACAGCTGAAAGAGGCCTTCATCGACGTCATGATCGAAAAACGATCTGAGCGGATAAGGGCGAAGCTCAATGCATGTCTCAGCCATCCGAGTAGATGGCTTGTTGAGCCTCAGTCGGTAGGGGCAGTTGATCCGCAACCGGAAACCATTGACGTGTCGAAAATTGGTGATAACCTCGTCCAATTTCTCCGAAAGTCAAAGGGATGTGGGGGATAACAGGAAATGATGAGCAGGTTCTGCCAAGGAGAGCTGAGACTAGATTATAGATTTACAATACTAAGCAATCACTAGCGGCTGTAGTGCCGATGTAGCACGTCACACACGCAAACTTCCACTAGATCCTGTCCGTCGATCCCGACCGACTTCGCGATTAGGTTAATGGTGAAATAAGGTGATGCAAAGATGCAGTAATCACGATGTTTCCTATTCTCAATGATGAAATGTGGTGTCTCTGAATCGAATCAGATCACAACAGTCACCTCCCGTCACAGGCCTTAGAGACCACACTTGTAAATATTTCGTAATATCACTAATACAGTTCAGACTTCTCCAACCCCTTTTCGTGTTTCTGTCACTTTTATCTCTTGTCCCGTTGTTGTTGGGTACGTCCAATTAACGCGCCGGTCCCATGGCGGGCCGTCTCAAAAATGCCATCAAAAAGAGGGCATCACGTCTCTTCCATGGAGCTGATGCCAATAACACCAATTCTGGGGGTTCAGAACCGCACCCAGCAAGCAACAGAAACAGCTTGACTGAGGCGAGTCGGAACTCTCAGCCTCGACATCGAAAGTCTCTGAGTCTACTGAGCAGAAGTTCAAAGACTGAGAGGCATAACGGCCCTGAAGCTTCACAGGCACAGCCTACGGTTGGGGCCCAGAACACAGGCGACTTTCTAGTTCATCCGGCAATTCAACCGTTGAAAGCAGATCCAACGCCTAGAACGCCTAGACTAGAACGGCCGCGCCCCAGCCTAGAGCCGGAAGATGCAACTGGCTGGTGTGGGGATGAAACTGCTGAAGATGCATCTCATCGAAAATCTCAGCGGTATTCAACAGAGCCAGAACACTCCCAGAGCACTACATACCAGACAGTGAGGCCAAGCCAGGCGGAGAATACAGATGGCCTTGAAACGAGGTTGTCTCGGCTGGCCGTTTCTCCGGATGAATCAACACTTCCTGAGATAGACATCGACCCTCTCACACCGTTCGACctcgttgaagaagccagtCCTACTCAGGCAAGACTCTCACGATTGGCAATTGGTGAAGAAGGACCCGAACATGCAGCGACTCACATCAAGCCCTTATTCCAAGAATCAGACGTTAACCTTGAGTCAAATTcaagtcaagaagccaatATTTGCCAGAACCTGGACTCTATTCACCCTAGAGACGCTGAGTTTGAACGTATCAACGAGGAAGTCCGCGCTGGTACAAACGGCGAGGCCAAGTTTCACCTCCAGAACAGCCTTAACTTTGATAGAACTGTTCATAACCGAGATCCAGTCGTGCAGGAGCATGTTCGGCCTCACGTTCATACAATTTACGAACCCAAGCGTACGCGGTCCATCCACTACCATGAGCATCGAACTTTGATCCAGCCGATCAAAGACCCAAATCCAACGATTCTTCCAGAGCAACATTGGCTTCAGGACGACAAAACTGGGGAGATTTATAGAATTCCTGATGAGCTGGGAAAGAAGTTGATGTAAACTGTATTTGATATTGCATGTTTGCTAGGCCATTTGGGAAACAGAAGCAAGGAGTCAAAGAGTCATATTTAACTGTAGCTTTTTCTTAAACACGAATGTCTTGGAGACAGGTCTCCCGATATCTCTTTCTGTCCTTTTGGCGCCTATTGTAATAACTTTTTGGCAG
This genomic stretch from Fusarium oxysporum f. sp. lycopersici 4287 chromosome 2, whole genome shotgun sequence harbors:
- a CDS encoding elongation factor 1-alpha, giving the protein MSMLGKSTLMGRLLLELKFVEKHTIDRYRKQAEKSGKQSFALAWVMDQRSEERERGVTIDIATNHFETEKTSFTILDAPGHRDFVPNMIAGASQADFAILVIDANTGAYEKGLKGQTREHVLLLRSLGVQRLVIAVNKLDMVGWSQERFDEISQQVNGFLAGLGFQPKNIDFIPISGLNGDNLVRRTEDTAASWYTGPTLIEALENSEPSTTRALKNPFRMSISEVFRSQLGTTTIAGRVDSGSVQIGDVLLVQPSGEEAYVKSIMVDSDMQDWAVAGQSVSVALTNIDPIHIRVGDMLCHTKDPISCGDTFTMKAMAFEHLMPMPVDLHRGRLHSAGQIVSITATLDKATGVIVKKKPRVVQPGGVARVVIKLAAKVPLESGQRVVIRSGGETVAAGLLE